The Streptomyces luteogriseus genome includes a window with the following:
- a CDS encoding MFS transporter, translating into MALLVIASCQLMVVLDITIVNIALPHIQSSLEFSTTSLSWVVNAYTLTFGGLLLLGGRAGDILGRRRVFVFGVLLFVLASLLGGFAQNAGQLLGARALQGVGGAIASPTSLALISTTFREGPERNRAFGVFAAVSAGGGAIGLLAGGMLVEWLNWRWVLFVNVPIGLLIVLATPRFIRESERHPGRFDIIGALTSTAGMVLLVYGFIRAAQDGWRDPLTLASFAGAVIVLAAFILIERRSKQPITPLHMFADRNRAGTYGIMLCLAAAIFGMFFFLTLFVQNVLGFSPLAAGLAFLPVSAVIAVGAGLASRFLPVYGPKPFMVVGAILAAAGLAWLTLTDVHSTYAGSVLGPMLVFSLGMGMEFVSLTLMALSNVPTPETGAASGLLNATQQVGGSLGLSILVTMYGTASTNEADKQVPDFLQQATPAERIRFERTGQLPKPWSDEILTAGVSAAFVMAAIFTAVAALIALVVIQVRPSDLERLKGGAGPGPM; encoded by the coding sequence ATGGCGCTGCTGGTCATCGCCTCCTGCCAGTTGATGGTGGTCCTCGACATCACCATCGTGAACATCGCGCTGCCGCACATCCAGAGCTCCCTGGAGTTCTCCACCACGAGCCTGTCCTGGGTGGTGAACGCCTACACCCTCACCTTCGGCGGCCTGCTGCTGCTCGGCGGCCGGGCCGGAGACATCCTGGGGCGGCGGCGGGTCTTCGTCTTCGGCGTGCTGCTCTTCGTGCTCGCCTCCCTGCTCGGCGGATTCGCCCAGAACGCCGGTCAACTCCTCGGCGCCCGCGCCCTGCAGGGCGTCGGCGGCGCCATCGCCTCCCCGACCTCCCTCGCCCTGATCAGCACCACCTTCCGCGAGGGGCCGGAACGCAACCGTGCCTTCGGGGTCTTCGCCGCGGTCTCGGCCGGCGGCGGCGCGATCGGCCTGCTGGCCGGCGGCATGCTGGTGGAGTGGCTGAACTGGCGGTGGGTGCTGTTCGTCAACGTGCCCATCGGCCTGCTCATCGTGCTCGCCACGCCGCGCTTCATCAGGGAGTCCGAACGCCACCCCGGGCGCTTCGACATCATCGGCGCGCTGACCTCCACCGCGGGCATGGTCCTGCTCGTCTACGGCTTCATCAGAGCCGCGCAGGACGGCTGGCGGGATCCCCTGACCCTCGCCTCGTTCGCCGGGGCGGTCATCGTCCTGGCGGCCTTCATCCTGATCGAGCGGCGTTCGAAACAGCCCATCACGCCGCTGCACATGTTCGCCGACCGCAACCGCGCGGGCACCTACGGCATCATGCTGTGCCTGGCCGCCGCCATCTTCGGCATGTTCTTCTTCCTCACGCTCTTCGTGCAGAACGTGCTCGGATTCAGCCCGCTCGCGGCCGGACTGGCCTTCCTGCCGGTCAGCGCGGTCATCGCCGTCGGCGCCGGACTGGCCTCACGGTTCCTGCCGGTCTACGGGCCCAAGCCGTTCATGGTGGTCGGCGCGATCCTGGCGGCGGCGGGCCTGGCCTGGCTGACCCTGACCGACGTTCACTCCACCTACGCGGGCAGCGTCCTCGGCCCGATGCTCGTCTTCAGCCTGGGCATGGGCATGGAGTTCGTGTCCCTGACCCTCATGGCGCTGTCCAACGTGCCCACCCCGGAGACCGGGGCGGCCTCGGGACTCCTGAACGCCACCCAGCAGGTCGGCGGCTCCCTGGGCCTGTCCATCCTGGTCACGATGTACGGCACGGCCAGCACCAACGAGGCGGACAAGCAGGTCCCGGACTTCCTCCAGCAGGCGACCCCGGCCGAACGCATCCGGTTCGAACGCACCGGGCAACTGCCCAAACCCTGGTCCGACGAGATCCTCACCGCCGGAGTGTCGGCCGCCTTCGTCATGGCGGCGATCTTCACCGCGGTCGCCGCGCTGATCGCGCTGGTCGTCATCCAGGTCCGCCCTTCCGACCTGGAACGCCTCAAGGGAGGAGCGGGCCCCGGCCCGATGTGA
- a CDS encoding GDSL-type esterase/lipase family protein — protein MQTSPHISPRRALPALVAAVLMACLLSWAGGSPAHAAPGDGSVSDPHIAYVGRWDTSAGTAAVPNWTGAYLETGFTGTTVKVRARNAVNLYASIDGGPDVFHAGVRGTVNLTPRPLSPGTHTLRLTYRSGDTVFQGLVLDSGARTVAASAPTGLVEFVGDSITAGALTDRLALDSYAWKTGERLGMRHTQIARSGYCLVAQSGCAGLSGQFFKTASTGGTNWDFSRYRADAVVINLGTNDIGHGVSGAAFQSAYTTFLRDVRAKYPTAHLFAVQTLKKRYVTETRAAVGARNSAGDARVHYVDTSGWLTDGTHYEDGNGHPNEAGHTRFAERLAPVVRARLGGAATVKTAAPGQPGDPNIKFVGRWDTTSSSTAYTPYWAGAYYRAGFTGRTVKLKQRGTIDLWARIDNGPVKFYDDVKGTVNLTPSALSPGNHTLQVNYQVVAGSYKGDAVFQGLVLDSGATTFAPPAPARTVEFVGDSITVGTTSSQNTRTAYGWLIGERLGVEHTQIAQGGACLVAAADGCVGLERQFTKLNPNAATPDWNFSRYRADAVVVNLGTNDVGHGVSPAQFQSAYSSLLRKVRAAYPQAWIFALETFRGRFVPQTEAAMKAAVAGGDTRVSFVDTTGWLGSGDLTDSVHPNDRGHRVIADRLAPVIAARIGV, from the coding sequence GTGCAGACCTCCCCCCACATCTCCCCGAGACGCGCCCTGCCGGCCCTCGTCGCGGCCGTCCTCATGGCGTGCCTGCTGTCCTGGGCCGGCGGCTCGCCCGCGCATGCCGCGCCCGGTGACGGCTCGGTGTCCGATCCCCACATCGCGTACGTCGGACGCTGGGACACCTCCGCGGGCACCGCGGCCGTGCCGAACTGGACCGGCGCCTACCTGGAGACCGGCTTCACGGGCACCACGGTCAAGGTCAGGGCCAGGAACGCGGTCAACCTCTATGCGAGCATCGACGGCGGCCCCGACGTGTTCCACGCGGGTGTGCGCGGCACGGTGAACCTCACTCCCCGGCCGCTGTCACCCGGTACCCACACCCTGCGTCTGACCTACCGCTCCGGCGACACCGTCTTCCAGGGCCTGGTCCTGGACTCGGGGGCCCGGACCGTCGCCGCGAGCGCCCCGACCGGGCTGGTGGAGTTCGTCGGCGACTCCATCACGGCCGGGGCCCTCACCGACCGGCTGGCGCTGGACTCCTATGCCTGGAAGACCGGCGAGCGGCTGGGCATGCGGCACACACAGATCGCCCGGTCCGGGTACTGCCTCGTCGCGCAGTCGGGGTGCGCCGGTCTGAGCGGACAGTTCTTCAAGACGGCGAGCACGGGCGGCACGAACTGGGACTTCTCCCGGTACCGGGCCGACGCGGTCGTCATCAACCTCGGCACCAACGACATCGGGCACGGCGTGTCCGGGGCCGCCTTCCAGTCCGCCTACACCACGTTCCTGCGCGACGTACGCGCCAAGTACCCCACGGCGCACCTGTTCGCGGTGCAGACGCTGAAGAAGCGCTACGTCACCGAGACCAGGGCCGCCGTCGGTGCGCGCAACAGCGCCGGTGACGCACGGGTGCACTACGTCGACACCTCCGGCTGGCTCACCGACGGCACCCACTACGAGGACGGCAACGGGCATCCGAACGAAGCGGGGCACACCAGGTTCGCCGAGCGGCTGGCCCCGGTCGTCCGCGCTCGGCTCGGCGGCGCCGCCACGGTGAAGACGGCCGCCCCCGGGCAGCCCGGCGACCCGAACATCAAGTTCGTCGGCCGCTGGGACACGACCAGCTCCTCCACCGCCTACACCCCGTACTGGGCGGGCGCGTACTACCGCGCCGGCTTCACCGGCCGGACGGTCAAACTGAAGCAACGCGGCACGATCGACCTGTGGGCGCGGATCGACAACGGCCCCGTGAAGTTCTACGACGACGTCAAGGGAACGGTGAACCTGACCCCGTCGGCGCTCTCCCCCGGCAATCACACGCTCCAGGTCAACTACCAGGTGGTGGCCGGGTCGTACAAGGGCGACGCCGTCTTCCAGGGCCTGGTCCTGGACAGCGGCGCGACGACGTTCGCACCACCGGCCCCGGCCAGGACGGTCGAGTTCGTCGGCGACTCGATCACCGTGGGCACGACGAGCTCGCAGAACACCCGCACCGCGTACGGCTGGCTGATCGGGGAACGGCTCGGCGTCGAGCACACGCAGATCGCGCAGGGCGGGGCGTGCCTGGTGGCCGCGGCGGACGGATGCGTGGGGCTGGAGCGGCAGTTCACCAAGCTCAACCCGAACGCGGCGACGCCCGACTGGAACTTCTCCCGCTACCGGGCCGACGCGGTCGTCGTCAACCTCGGCACCAACGACGTCGGTCACGGCGTGAGTCCGGCGCAGTTCCAGTCGGCGTACAGCAGTCTGCTGCGCAAGGTGCGGGCCGCGTATCCGCAGGCCTGGATCTTCGCGTTGGAGACGTTCCGCGGGCGGTTCGTCCCGCAGACCGAGGCCGCGATGAAGGCCGCCGTCGCCGGGGGTGACACGCGGGTCTCCTTCGTGGACACGACCGGCTGGCTCGGGTCGGGCGATCTGACGGACTCGGTACACCCCAACGACCGGGGGCACCGGGTCATCGCCGACCGGCTGGCGCCGGTCATCGCGGCGCGGATCGGCGTGTAG